In Microbacterium sp. AB, a single genomic region encodes these proteins:
- a CDS encoding dihydroxyacetone kinase family protein yields the protein MTRLWNAPADFADEMIDGFVAANGRYVRRVTGGVVRSAGAPEGQVALVVGGGSGHYPAFGGLVGRGLAHGAAMGNLFASPSAQQVTSVATTAQRGGGVLLSYGNYAGDVLNFDAAQERLRAAGIPCESVPVTDDVSSAPADERHKRRGIAGDLTVFRTAGAAAEAGYPLAEVARVARLANERTRSFGVAFTGCTLPGADEPLFEVAEGRMAVGLGIHGEPGIGEEDVPTADELAETLVARLLDELPDGVAAAEDARAIPILNGLGSLKYEEMFVVYRRIAQLLEAAGVEIVDPHVGEYCTSFDMAGTSLTLFWLDDELAELWETPVDAPAYRRGSDVPAATTADAAEAAAEDEAIAPSDDASRETARIVVDAVAVIAATVDAHVDELGRMDAIAGDGDHGIGMQRGSHAAAEAARAAAEAGAGAATTLLRAADAWSDRAGGTSGALWGVILSSVADRIGDSGRPDAPAVARGTADAAAGVMAYGKAEPGDKTLVDALVPFAEELGRAVAAGASLADAWRTASGAATEAAAATADLLPRMGRARPHAEKSLGTPDPGAHSLALITAGVADVLAAATEGN from the coding sequence ATGACCCGTCTCTGGAACGCACCGGCCGATTTCGCCGACGAGATGATCGACGGCTTCGTCGCCGCGAACGGCCGCTACGTCCGGCGCGTCACAGGAGGGGTCGTGCGCAGCGCCGGCGCCCCCGAAGGCCAGGTGGCGCTCGTCGTCGGAGGCGGCTCAGGCCACTACCCCGCCTTCGGAGGGCTCGTCGGGCGCGGCCTCGCGCACGGCGCGGCGATGGGGAACCTCTTCGCCTCGCCGTCCGCACAGCAGGTGACATCCGTCGCGACGACCGCCCAGCGCGGCGGCGGCGTCCTGCTGAGCTACGGCAACTACGCCGGCGACGTGCTCAACTTCGACGCCGCGCAGGAACGGCTGCGCGCAGCGGGCATCCCGTGCGAGAGCGTGCCGGTGACCGACGACGTCTCGAGCGCCCCCGCCGACGAGCGACACAAGCGCCGGGGCATCGCGGGGGATCTGACGGTCTTCCGCACCGCCGGCGCCGCCGCCGAGGCCGGATATCCGCTCGCGGAGGTGGCCCGCGTGGCGCGTCTGGCGAACGAGCGCACGCGTTCGTTCGGCGTCGCGTTCACCGGCTGCACGCTGCCCGGCGCGGACGAGCCGCTGTTCGAGGTGGCGGAGGGGCGGATGGCCGTGGGCCTCGGGATCCACGGCGAGCCCGGGATCGGGGAGGAGGACGTCCCGACCGCGGACGAGCTGGCGGAGACGCTCGTGGCGCGCCTCCTCGACGAGCTGCCCGACGGGGTCGCCGCCGCGGAAGACGCCCGTGCGATCCCCATCCTCAACGGCCTCGGATCGCTGAAGTACGAGGAGATGTTCGTCGTCTACCGGCGCATCGCCCAGCTCCTCGAGGCAGCGGGCGTCGAGATCGTCGACCCCCACGTGGGCGAGTACTGCACGAGCTTCGACATGGCCGGGACGTCGCTCACGCTGTTCTGGCTCGACGACGAGCTCGCCGAGCTCTGGGAGACGCCCGTCGACGCGCCGGCCTATCGCCGCGGCTCCGACGTCCCTGCCGCGACGACCGCCGATGCGGCCGAGGCCGCCGCCGAGGACGAGGCGATCGCACCGTCCGACGACGCGTCGCGGGAGACGGCGCGCATCGTCGTCGATGCGGTCGCCGTGATCGCGGCGACCGTGGACGCCCATGTGGACGAGCTCGGCCGGATGGACGCGATCGCGGGCGACGGCGACCACGGCATCGGGATGCAGCGCGGCTCGCACGCCGCAGCCGAGGCGGCGAGGGCGGCCGCAGAGGCCGGAGCGGGAGCCGCGACGACCCTCCTCCGCGCCGCCGACGCGTGGTCCGATCGAGCGGGCGGCACATCGGGCGCCCTGTGGGGCGTCATCCTGTCTTCCGTCGCCGACCGCATAGGAGACTCCGGTCGTCCGGACGCCCCCGCCGTCGCCCGCGGCACGGCCGACGCCGCGGCGGGGGTCATGGCGTACGGCAAGGCCGAGCCGGGCGACAAGACCCTCGTCGACGCACTCGTCCCGTTCGCGGAGGAGCTCGGACGGGCCGTCGCCGCCGGCGCGTCTCTGGCCGACGCATGGCGGACGGCGTCCGGTGCGGCGACGGAGGCCGCTGCCGCGACAGCCGACCTCCTGCCCCGCATGGGCCGTGCCCGCCCGCACGCCGAGAAGTCGCTCGGCACCCCCGACCCCGGCGCGCACTCGCTCGCCCTGATCACCGCAGGCGTGGCCGACGTGCTCGCCGCAGCAACCGAAGGGAACTGA
- a CDS encoding triose-phosphate isomerase family protein: MTVTVGVSLKMYFGHRQATEWFRTVAERVRAHAAVAAGDVELFVVPTYLQVLPAVAAFSGTPVRVGAQDVAAADAGAFTGEVSAAELAEVGVALAEVGHAERRALFAETDEITAAKAAAALRNGLTPVLCLGEDRRVHAEAAAEATVAQLRADLDGAPGGRVVLAYEPVWAIGAADPAPAHHIRTVAGALRAALDDLPGREGSSVVYGGSAGPGLLGSLGDDVDGLFLGRFAHDPDDLVAVLDEAAALARTRRAA; this comes from the coding sequence ATGACGGTGACGGTGGGCGTGAGCCTGAAGATGTACTTCGGGCACCGGCAGGCGACGGAGTGGTTCCGCACCGTCGCCGAGCGGGTGCGCGCGCACGCGGCCGTGGCCGCGGGCGACGTGGAGCTCTTCGTGGTCCCCACGTATCTGCAGGTCCTGCCCGCCGTCGCCGCCTTCTCCGGCACCCCCGTCCGCGTCGGGGCGCAGGACGTCGCGGCCGCCGACGCCGGCGCCTTCACGGGCGAGGTGAGCGCCGCCGAGCTCGCGGAGGTCGGCGTCGCCCTCGCCGAGGTCGGGCACGCCGAACGACGCGCCCTGTTCGCAGAGACGGACGAGATCACGGCGGCGAAGGCCGCCGCGGCGCTCCGCAACGGCCTCACCCCCGTCCTCTGCCTCGGAGAGGACCGACGGGTCCACGCGGAGGCGGCCGCCGAGGCCACCGTCGCACAGCTCCGCGCCGACCTCGACGGCGCCCCCGGCGGACGCGTCGTCCTCGCGTACGAGCCCGTCTGGGCGATCGGGGCGGCCGACCCCGCCCCCGCCCACCACATCCGCACGGTCGCCGGCGCCCTCAGAGCCGCGCTCGACGACCTCCCCGGCCGCGAGGGCAGCTCCGTCGTCTACGGCGGCTCCGCGGGCCCGGGCCTCCTCGGCTCGCTCGGGGACGACGTCGACGGCCTCTTCCTCGGCCGCTTCGCCCACGATCCCGACGACCTCGTCGCGGTGCTCGACGAGGCCGCCGCGCTCGCCAGGACGAGGAGGGCGGCATGA
- a CDS encoding SDR family NAD(P)-dependent oxidoreductase: MSRLAGKTALVTGSATGIGHAVAARFAAEGARVVIADRDGEAAEAAAAGIGADRARAAVLDISQEDSVASAFAELEGAGWAPDVVVANAGVQLFGQDAKAAELDLDVWRRTVDVNLTGTFLTIKHAVRSMLPRGGGSIVLTGSPTGLNGEGADFTAYSATKAGIHGLARTVAAAYAKENIRVNTVVPAYTETSLVTTITSDPEARAAIIGRIPLGRAGAPRDVEGIMVFLASDDGAFATGSLFAVDGGMTTL; encoded by the coding sequence ATGAGCAGGCTCGCAGGGAAGACGGCGCTCGTCACGGGATCGGCGACGGGCATCGGCCACGCCGTGGCCGCGCGATTCGCCGCGGAGGGCGCCCGCGTGGTCATCGCCGACCGCGACGGGGAGGCCGCAGAGGCCGCCGCCGCCGGGATCGGGGCCGACCGGGCGCGGGCGGCCGTCCTCGACATCTCGCAGGAGGACTCCGTCGCCTCGGCGTTCGCCGAGCTGGAGGGCGCAGGCTGGGCGCCCGACGTCGTGGTGGCGAACGCGGGCGTGCAGCTGTTCGGGCAGGACGCGAAGGCGGCCGAGCTCGACCTCGACGTGTGGCGGCGCACGGTCGACGTCAACCTGACCGGCACCTTCCTCACGATCAAGCACGCCGTCCGCTCGATGCTGCCCCGCGGCGGCGGCTCGATCGTCCTCACGGGCAGCCCGACCGGCTTGAACGGCGAGGGGGCGGACTTCACGGCGTACAGCGCGACGAAGGCGGGCATCCACGGACTCGCCCGGACGGTCGCGGCCGCCTACGCGAAGGAGAACATCCGCGTCAACACGGTCGTCCCCGCCTACACCGAGACGTCGCTCGTGACGACCATCACGAGCGACCCCGAGGCGCGCGCCGCGATCATCGGGCGCATCCCGCTCGGCCGCGCCGGGGCGCCGCGCGACGTCGAGGGCATCATGGTGTTCCTCGCGAGCGACGACGGCGCCTTCGCGACGGGTTCGCTGTTCGCCGTCGACGGCGGCATGACGACGCTCTGA
- a CDS encoding FadR/GntR family transcriptional regulator — MPAYPADRSDEIVSALGSLPSGTPVSEVARRLLDLFTGGSVAPGTRLPPERQLAASLGVGRSAVREALAALEILGIVDVRPGSGTYLRGEASELLPQTLRWGLLIGQRSTEELLELRAGLEIYVARLAAGRMDDAGRERLAGHVGRMRESVDDLTSFARADREFHHTLAEAADNAVLVDLLHVVRSLLQVYADRAVHDRDAALVALQEHESVLAAVQRADEDAAASTMAVHMATAGERLQAELAEG; from the coding sequence ATGCCCGCATATCCCGCCGACCGCTCCGACGAGATCGTGTCCGCACTCGGCTCGCTGCCCTCCGGCACCCCCGTGTCGGAGGTCGCGCGAAGACTGCTCGACCTGTTCACAGGCGGCTCCGTGGCGCCGGGGACCAGGCTCCCGCCCGAACGGCAGCTCGCGGCCTCGCTCGGAGTCGGGCGGTCCGCGGTCCGCGAGGCGCTGGCGGCGCTCGAGATCCTCGGGATCGTCGACGTGCGTCCCGGATCCGGAACCTATCTGCGGGGCGAGGCGAGCGAGCTCCTCCCGCAGACCCTGCGCTGGGGCCTGCTGATCGGGCAGCGCAGCACGGAGGAGCTTCTCGAGCTCCGCGCGGGGCTCGAGATCTACGTCGCACGTCTCGCCGCGGGACGGATGGACGATGCCGGGCGCGAACGCTTGGCGGGCCACGTCGGGCGCATGCGGGAGAGCGTCGACGACCTGACGTCGTTCGCCCGCGCCGATCGGGAGTTCCACCACACGCTCGCCGAGGCGGCGGACAACGCCGTGCTCGTCGATCTGCTGCACGTCGTGCGCTCGCTCCTGCAGGTGTACGCCGATCGCGCCGTGCACGATCGCGATGCGGCGCTCGTCGCGCTGCAGGAGCACGAGTCCGTGCTCGCCGCCGTGCAGCGGGCCGACGAGGACGCCGCCGCGTCGACGATGGCGGTGCACATGGCGACCGCGGGCGAGCGCCTGCAGGCCGAGCTCGCGGAGGGCTGA
- a CDS encoding MFS transporter: protein MFFINYLDRTAIGFAAPNGMNEDLALSAAQFGFASGVFFVGYIILEVPSNLALHRFGARRWLSRIMVSWGIVALLFTWVQNVEQLVALRFLLGVAEAGFFPGAILFLSLWVPAAHRGRILMLFYLAQPLTTVIGAPLAGALIQQHGLFFGLEGWRFMFLGVSIPAIIVGVVAWFYLKDRPADASWLTDAEKRWLTDALESERSTTGTQEHVSARFAFRSGRVWALSFIYFGFIYGLYALAFFLPTIINGFQEQTGVTFDVFQQGLITAVPYLPAAVVMYLWSRDASQRGLKTWHIAIPAVAGAVSIPLALFAGSPALTIAVITITACAIFAALPNFWTLPTRFLTGAAAAAGVALINTVGNLAGFSAPYVTGALHDWTGGYEVPLFAVGFFMLLSAVLMVLLARRGGDSPQEATDPTPAEEKR, encoded by the coding sequence ATGTTCTTCATCAACTATCTCGACCGCACCGCGATCGGCTTCGCGGCGCCCAACGGCATGAACGAGGACCTGGCGCTCAGCGCCGCGCAGTTCGGCTTCGCCTCCGGCGTCTTCTTCGTCGGCTACATCATCCTCGAGGTGCCGTCGAACCTCGCCCTCCACAGGTTCGGCGCGCGCCGGTGGCTCTCACGGATCATGGTGAGCTGGGGCATCGTCGCGCTGCTGTTCACCTGGGTGCAGAACGTCGAGCAGCTCGTCGCGCTGCGGTTCCTCCTCGGCGTCGCCGAGGCGGGCTTCTTCCCCGGGGCGATCCTCTTCCTCAGCCTGTGGGTCCCCGCGGCGCACCGTGGCCGCATCCTCATGCTCTTCTACCTCGCCCAGCCGCTCACGACCGTGATCGGCGCACCCCTCGCAGGCGCGCTCATCCAGCAGCACGGGCTGTTCTTCGGCCTCGAGGGCTGGCGCTTCATGTTCCTCGGCGTCTCGATCCCCGCGATCATCGTGGGCGTCGTCGCCTGGTTCTACCTGAAGGACCGCCCCGCCGACGCGTCGTGGCTCACAGACGCGGAGAAGAGGTGGCTGACGGACGCGCTCGAGAGCGAGCGCTCGACCACGGGCACGCAGGAGCACGTCTCCGCCCGCTTCGCGTTCCGCAGCGGCCGCGTCTGGGCGCTGTCGTTCATCTACTTCGGCTTCATCTACGGCCTCTACGCGCTCGCCTTCTTCCTGCCGACGATCATCAACGGCTTCCAGGAGCAGACGGGCGTGACCTTCGACGTCTTCCAGCAGGGCCTCATCACGGCCGTCCCCTACCTGCCCGCTGCCGTCGTCATGTACCTGTGGTCGCGCGACGCGTCCCAGCGCGGGCTCAAGACCTGGCACATCGCGATCCCCGCGGTCGCGGGGGCCGTCTCGATCCCGCTCGCCCTGTTCGCCGGCTCGCCCGCGCTGACGATCGCCGTGATCACGATCACGGCCTGCGCGATCTTCGCGGCGCTGCCGAACTTTTGGACGCTGCCCACGCGCTTCCTCACGGGTGCGGCCGCAGCGGCCGGCGTCGCGCTCATCAACACCGTCGGAAACCTCGCCGGCTTCAGCGCGCCCTACGTCACGGGCGCCCTGCACGACTGGACCGGCGGCTACGAGGTCCCCCTGTTCGCGGTGGGCTTCTTCATGCTGCTGTCCGCCGTCCTCATGGTGCTGCTCGCGCGGCGCGGAGGCGATTCCCCGCAGGAGGCCACGGACCCGACCCCCGCCGAGGAGAAGCGATGA
- a CDS encoding phosphogluconate dehydrogenase C-terminal domain-containing protein produces the protein MTETTYKIAVFGAGGKMGTRVSNNLVKTGHRVWYVENSPAGQERVVAAGRELSDAAAAVADAEIVVLAVPDLALAPVTAELVPQLRPGTIVLTLDPAAAYAGLLTTRDDVIQAVAHPCHPSIFLQRETPEQWADTFGGIAAPQDAIAAIESDDPAKKAVVEATVRAIYAPVIDVHWVTIKQLAQLEPTLVETVACMIGDLLNEALQEAVHTMGVPEAAARSILYGHTQVALANGLRGDNPFSDACLIAMDYGRESIVKEDWKKIFRDDELDRNLARMLHLDEITR, from the coding sequence ATGACCGAGACCACATACAAGATCGCCGTGTTCGGCGCCGGCGGCAAGATGGGCACGCGCGTCTCGAACAACCTCGTGAAGACGGGCCACCGCGTCTGGTACGTCGAGAACTCCCCCGCCGGTCAGGAGCGCGTCGTCGCGGCGGGCCGTGAGCTCTCCGACGCCGCCGCCGCGGTCGCCGACGCCGAGATCGTGGTCCTCGCCGTGCCGGACCTGGCGCTCGCACCGGTGACCGCGGAGCTCGTCCCGCAGCTGCGCCCGGGGACGATCGTCCTCACGCTCGACCCGGCCGCCGCCTACGCGGGGCTCCTCACGACCCGCGACGACGTCATCCAGGCCGTCGCCCACCCCTGCCATCCGTCGATCTTCCTGCAGCGGGAGACCCCCGAGCAGTGGGCCGACACCTTCGGCGGCATCGCGGCCCCGCAGGACGCCATCGCCGCGATCGAGTCCGACGACCCTGCGAAGAAGGCCGTCGTCGAGGCCACCGTGCGCGCCATCTACGCGCCCGTGATCGACGTGCACTGGGTGACGATCAAGCAGCTCGCCCAGCTCGAGCCGACGCTCGTGGAGACCGTCGCCTGCATGATCGGCGACCTCCTCAACGAGGCCCTGCAGGAGGCCGTGCACACGATGGGCGTCCCCGAGGCCGCCGCGCGCAGCATCCTCTACGGTCACACGCAGGTGGCGCTCGCGAACGGACTGCGCGGCGACAACCCGTTCAGCGACGCGTGCCTCATCGCGATGGACTACGGTCGCGAGAGCATCGTCAAGGAGGACTGGAAGAAGATCTTCCGCGACGACGAGCTCGACAGGAACCTCGCGCGCATGCTGCACCTCGACGAGATCACACGATAG
- a CDS encoding sugar phosphate isomerase/epimerase family protein: MIGLGTYAFFWQHSDRVPEPLSLVGAFEATRALDVDLFQICDYAPLEAMGDDRLRDAASAARDLGLTVQLGTKGIEPERLARFLAIAEIFDARLVRSMVHGPDSRPTLEQAGAWLRGAIGAYESAGVTLALETYEQVATADLVSLVEAVGSPRLGICLDPANVVARLELPRDCVELTAPHTANVHVKDFAFARQPGWVGFIYSGAPMGEGLHDYDHLLAAVRPRERGVDEIVEHWLPWQGAPETTVRTEREWTRRTLEHLRRTS; this comes from the coding sequence ATGATCGGCCTCGGCACATACGCCTTCTTCTGGCAGCACTCCGATCGCGTTCCCGAGCCGCTCTCTCTCGTCGGGGCGTTCGAGGCGACGCGGGCGCTCGACGTCGACCTCTTCCAGATCTGCGACTACGCACCGCTCGAGGCGATGGGCGACGACCGCCTCCGCGACGCGGCGTCCGCGGCGCGCGATCTCGGCCTGACCGTCCAGCTCGGCACGAAGGGCATCGAGCCCGAGAGGCTCGCCCGCTTCCTCGCGATCGCCGAGATCTTCGACGCGCGGCTCGTGCGCAGCATGGTCCACGGTCCGGACAGCCGCCCCACCCTCGAGCAGGCCGGTGCGTGGCTGCGCGGCGCGATCGGCGCATACGAGTCCGCGGGCGTCACGCTCGCGCTCGAGACGTACGAGCAGGTGGCCACAGCCGACCTCGTGTCGCTCGTGGAGGCCGTCGGCAGCCCGCGGCTCGGCATCTGCCTCGATCCCGCGAACGTCGTCGCCCGGCTCGAGCTCCCCCGAGACTGCGTCGAGCTGACCGCGCCCCACACGGCGAACGTCCATGTGAAGGACTTCGCGTTCGCCCGGCAGCCCGGATGGGTGGGGTTCATTTACTCCGGGGCGCCCATGGGCGAGGGGCTGCACGACTACGACCACCTGCTGGCCGCCGTCCGCCCGCGCGAGCGAGGCGTCGACGAGATCGTCGAGCACTGGCTGCCCTGGCAGGGCGCCCCGGAGACCACCGTCCGCACAGAGCGGGAATGGACCCGCAGAACCCTGGAACACCTGAGGAGAACATCATGA
- a CDS encoding ribose-5-phosphate isomerase, whose translation MPEPLRIVIGSDDAGYDYKEILKRDLEQDPGVAEVVDVGVDADGHTPYPKVAIEAAQRVAAGDADRALLVCGTGLGVAIAANKVPGIRAVTAHDSYSVERGVLSNDAQVLTLGQRVVGIELARRLVREWVTYRFDTSSASAEKVAVIGEYEATGAC comes from the coding sequence ATGCCCGAACCCCTCCGCATCGTCATCGGCTCCGACGACGCCGGCTACGACTACAAGGAGATCCTCAAGCGCGACCTGGAGCAGGACCCCGGCGTCGCGGAGGTCGTCGACGTGGGCGTGGACGCCGATGGCCACACGCCGTATCCGAAGGTCGCGATCGAGGCGGCCCAGCGCGTGGCGGCAGGCGACGCAGACCGCGCCCTGCTCGTCTGCGGCACGGGCCTCGGCGTGGCGATCGCCGCCAACAAGGTGCCGGGCATCCGCGCCGTCACCGCGCACGACAGCTACTCGGTCGAGCGCGGCGTGCTGTCGAACGACGCGCAGGTGCTCACGCTCGGTCAGCGCGTCGTCGGCATCGAGCTCGCCCGCCGGCTCGTGCGCGAGTGGGTCACCTATCGCTTCGACACGTCGTCCGCCTCGGCGGAGAAGGTCGCCGTCATCGGCGAGTACGAGGCCACGGGAGCCTGCTGA